The Candidatus Methylomirabilota bacterium genome segment AAGGCGAAGGCGGCGGCCCGGCCGGCTTCCCGCAAGGCCGCGGCCAAGGCTCCGGCGGCCAGGCCGGCAGCCCCGGCCGCCCCGAAGGTTGCCAGCTACACCCCGAAGCCGATCGAGGGCATCGGCTGGGCGCCCTTCCGCTATAGCCGGTAGACCCGCTCGGGGTGCCCGCTCGCTCGGGCACCGCGGCCTCGGGTGCTCCGGTCCCGGGCAGGTGACCGCGCTCGGCCTCCTCCTGCTGCTGGTGTTGGCGGTGGGCTGCTCGGCGGTGGAGCGGATCGGCCAGCCGTGGTGGGAGATGCGCCGCGACTCGTCCGGCCAGGCCCCGGATCCGGCCGGCACGCCCGACGCCGTCGTGCAGGTCTACGCCGCCCGGACGGTGGGCTGGAAGGGCGTGATGGCGGTCCACACCTGGATCGCGGTCAAGCCGTCCGGCGCGGGGGCCTATACCCGCTACGAGGTCATGGGCTGGGGCGTGGGCAGCGGGACGCCGGCGCTCCGGGTCAACCGCACCGGGCCCGACAACTACTGGTTCGGCAGCCGCCCCGATCTGCTCTCCGACCGGCGCGGGGCGGGCGTCGACGCGCTGATCACGCGCATCGAAGCCGCGATCCAGGCGTATCCCTACCCGTCGAGCTACCGGACGTGGCCGGGACCCAACAGCAACACCTTCACGGCCTACGTCGGCCGCGCAGTGCCCGAGCTGCGCCTCGACCTGCCGGCCACGGCCATCGGCAAGGACTTCATCCCGGGCGGCGTCCCCATGGCCTGGACGCCGAGCGGGACCGGGGTGCAGGTCTCCCTGCTCGGGCTGCTGGGCGTGCTCGCCGGAGGTGAGGAGGGGCTGGAGCTGAACGTGCTGGGCCTGACGTTCGGGCTCGACGTGAAGCGCCCGGCGCTGAAGCTGCCGGTGGTCGGTCGGCTCGGCTGGAGCCAGCGCCCGGAGCCCCCCGTCCCCGAGCAGGCCGCCTCGGTCCCGTCCCGCGCTAGCCGCTCCGAGTGACGGTGGCCCAGCCGGCCTCGGCGAGGGGGCGCGCCCGCTCGCCGCGCGCCCGGGCGTTGACGTCGTTGGCGGTGCCTGCGATCACGCGGCCCATGATGCCCTGGGCGATGGCGGCCAGCCGGAACATCGCGAAGGCCAGATAGAACTCCCAGTCGGGGATGCTCGACCGCCCGGTCCGCCGGCAATAGGCCGCGACGTACTCCTCCTCGGATGGCAGCCCCATCTCGGCCAGCGGCGCGCCCAGCACGCCGCCGAGGGTGCTCGGGCCGAGCCGGTAGGGCATGCAGTTGTACGCCAGGTCGGCCAGCGGGCTGCCGAGCGTGGACAGCTCCCAGTC includes the following:
- a CDS encoding phosphotransferase, translating into MNDVLARLHRVDLEATGLTDYGRPGSYFARQIHRWTSQYRASETERIEAMEHLIAWLPEHVPPDDRPTIVHGDFRPGNLIMHPTEPRAVAVLDWELSTLGSPLADLAYNCMPYRLGPSTLGGVLGAPLAEMGLPSEEEYVAAYCRRTGRSSIPDWEFYLAFAMFRLAAIAQGIMGRVIAGTANDVNARARGERARPLAEAGWATVTRSG
- a CDS encoding DUF3750 domain-containing protein, which codes for MTALGLLLLLVLAVGCSAVERIGQPWWEMRRDSSGQAPDPAGTPDAVVQVYAARTVGWKGVMAVHTWIAVKPSGAGAYTRYEVMGWGVGSGTPALRVNRTGPDNYWFGSRPDLLSDRRGAGVDALITRIEAAIQAYPYPSSYRTWPGPNSNTFTAYVGRAVPELRLDLPATAIGKDFIPGGVPMAWTPSGTGVQVSLLGLLGVLAGGEEGLELNVLGLTFGLDVKRPALKLPVVGRLGWSQRPEPPVPEQAASVPSRASRSE